A single region of the Epinephelus moara isolate mb chromosome 16, YSFRI_EMoa_1.0, whole genome shotgun sequence genome encodes:
- the LOC126403223 gene encoding P2Y purinoceptor 1-like, whose product MKNTSCPRVNFDFTGRFLPPVYILVFVIGLVANGWGLKSLLHNWKKLKIINVFVLNLGLADILYLLTLPFLMVYYFMGRQWIFGDAFCKITRFCFYLNLYGSIGFLTCISVYRYLAVVHAVRVMGRLTLTHSVGISVMVWLFMGIQSLPDMLYSKTYGNNTGKCYDTTKNFYVESYLKYSLGRTLTGFCIPFLITLGCYGHVIVVLCRTNTTDKVLKQRSYKLLLILILLFSVCYIPYHAFKNFNLMARVLTSQGVCPEWSSGVYIAYQISRGLVCLNSALNPLVYLHGNEEIPAQFGQLLQQARQMFSHPPPTNSGSMPMAQITEEV is encoded by the coding sequence ATGAAGAACACCTCTTGTCCTCGTGTCAACTTTGACTTTACAGGCAGATTTCTGCCTCCTGTTTACATCTTAGTCTTCGTCATTGGTCTGGTAGCTAACGGATGGGGACTGAAGTCTTTGCTGCACAACTGGAAGAAGCTAAAAATCATCAATGTTTTTGTTCTCAACCTTGGACTTGCTGATATTTTGTACCTGCTCACTCTCCCGTTTTTGATGGTGTACTACTTTATGGGAAGGCAATGGATCTTTGGAGACGCATTCTGTAAGATAACAAGATTCTGCTTCTACCTGAATCTCTATGGCAGCATCGGCTTCCTTACTTGTATAAGTGTGTACAGGTATCTGGCTGTTGTCCATGCAGTTCGAGTGATGGGAAGATTAACTCTGACTCACTCTGTGGGGATCTcagtcatggtttggcttttCATGGGCATTCAAAGTCTCCCTGACATGCTCTACAGCAAAACATATGGAAACAACACTGGCAAATGTTACGATACCACCAAAAACTTCTATGTTGAGAGTTACCTGAAATACAGCCTTGGACGGACGCTCACTGGCTTTTGTATCCCATTCCTCATCACACTGGGCTGCTATGGACATGTGATTGTTGTTCTCTGCCGCACAAATACCACTGACAAGGTACTGAAACAGAGAAGTTACAAGTTATTGCTCATCTTGattcttctcttctctgtttGTTACATCCCCTATCATGCATTCAAGAATTTCAACCTTATGGCAAGAGTTTTGACAAGTCAAGGTGTTTGCCCTGAATGGTCCAGTGGAGTCTACATTGCTTATCAGATAAGCCGCGGCCTTGTGTGTCTGAACAGCGCTCTCAACCCTCTGGTTTACCTCCATGGAAATGAAGAAATTCCCGCTCAGTTCGGACAGCTGCTCCAACAAGCTCGTCAGATGTTCAGCCATCCACCTCCAACAAACTCTGGCAGTATGCCCATGGCACAAATCACAGAGGAAGTTTAA
- the LOC126403222 gene encoding P2Y purinoceptor 1-like: MNKSPCPRINFDFAGRFLPPVYIIVFMVGLVANGWGLKSLLQKWKKLGNINVFVLNLGLADILYLLTLPFLVVYHFMKSKWIFGDTFCKITRFCFNLNLYGSIGFLTCISVYRYLAVVHPMRVMGRITVTHSVIISVMVWLLVSVQSLPDMFYIKRYSKPYGNNTEKCFDTTDNIYVESYLKYTLGWTFTGFCIPFLITLGCYGHVIVVLCRTNTTDKVLKQRCLKLLCILILLFSVCYIPYHVLKNLNLWSRILSNQKICHKWSNGVYIAHQISRSLVCLNSALNPLVYLHGNENILASTRQLLQQARHTFSRLFFSNSGSVPVPQTADEA; the protein is encoded by the coding sequence ATGAACAAATCCCCTTGTCCTCGTATCAACTTTGACTTTGCAGGCAGATTTCTGCCTCCTGTTTACATCATAGTCTTCATGGTTGGTCTGGTAGCTAACGGATGGGGACTGAAGTCTTTGCTACAGAAATGGAAGAAACTGGGTAACATCAATGTTTTTGTTCTCAACCTTGGACTTGCTGATATTTTGTACCTGCTCACTCTCCCATTTTTGGTGGTGTACCACTTTATGAAGAGTAAATGGATCTTTGGAGACACATTCTGCAAGATCACAAGATTCTGCTTCAACCTGAATCTCTATGGCAGCATCGGGTTCCTCACTTGTATAAGTGTGTACAGGTACCTGGCTGTTGTCCATCCAATGAGAGTGATGGGAAGAATAACTGTCACCCACTCTGTGATCATCTCAGTCATGGTTTGGCTGTTGGTGAGTGTTCAAAGCCTTCCAGACATGTTCTACATCAAAAGATACAGCAAGCCATATGGAAACAACACTGAGAAATGTTTCGATACAACAGATAACATCTATGTTGAGAGTTACCTGAAATATACCCTTGGATGGACATTCACTGGGTTTTGTATCCCATTCCTCATCACCCTGGGCTGCTATGGACATGTGATTGTTGTTCTCTGCCGCACAAATACCACTGACAAGGTACTGAAACAGAGATGCTTGAAGTTGTTGTGCATCTTGattcttctcttctctgtttGTTACATCCCCTATCATGTTTTAAAGAACCTCAACCTCTGGTCAAGAATACTGTCCAACCAGAAGATATGTCATAAATGGTCCAATGGAGTCTACATTGCTCATCAGATAAGCCGCAGCCTTGTGTGTCTGAACAGTGCTCTCAACCCTCTGGTTTACCTCCATGGCAATGAGAATATTCTTGCTAGTACTAGACAGCTGCTCCAGCAAGCTCGTCATACATTCAGccgtttgtttttttcaaactcCGGCAGTGTGCCTGTGCCACAAACTGCAGATGAAGCTTAA